The following proteins are co-located in the Corynebacterium kalinowskii genome:
- a CDS encoding carboxyl transferase domain-containing protein, whose translation MTAPQTNRQRHEELVAELREKVSTAAQGGSERARERHVSRGKLLPRQRIQELLDPGSPFLEVAPLAAGDMYEGKVPAAGAVAGIGLVQGRRCMIVANDATVSGGTYYPMTVKKHLRAQEIAAENRLPCIYLVDSGGAMLLNQDEVFPDRDHFGRIFFNQARMSAAGIPQIAAVLGSCTAGGAYVPAMSDEAVIVKEQGTIFLAGPPLVKAATGEDVTPEDLGGGDLHSKTSGVTDHLALDDADALHRVRKIVDTFPQDKQPEWDVSEPSEPVRDQKELYDVVPVDAKVPYDVREVIEIIADGGEYQEFKSEYGTTLVTAFARIYGHRVGIIANNGILMSEAAQKGAHFIELCDQRGIPLIFLQNTTGFMVGREYEAGGIAKHGAKMVNAVATARVPKFTVVIGGAFGAGNYSMCGRAYSPRFLWMWPNARISVMGGPQAAMTMSTVRRNQIERGGDTWSAEAQEEFEKPIRDQFERQSSPYYSTARLWDDGVIDPADTRRILGLALDVAAGSPLPDTAFGVFRM comes from the coding sequence ATGACAGCACCACAAACGAACCGCCAGCGCCACGAAGAACTCGTCGCGGAACTGCGCGAAAAGGTATCCACCGCCGCCCAAGGTGGCTCGGAGCGTGCCCGCGAACGACACGTGAGCCGTGGCAAACTGCTGCCACGTCAGCGCATTCAGGAACTCCTGGATCCGGGTAGCCCATTCCTCGAGGTAGCTCCACTTGCCGCAGGCGACATGTACGAAGGAAAGGTTCCTGCTGCGGGTGCCGTCGCCGGCATCGGTCTCGTTCAGGGGCGCCGCTGCATGATCGTTGCCAACGACGCAACGGTCTCCGGCGGTACTTACTACCCGATGACCGTAAAGAAGCACCTGCGTGCCCAGGAAATTGCAGCCGAGAATCGTCTCCCATGTATCTACCTGGTGGACTCCGGTGGCGCAATGCTCCTGAACCAAGACGAGGTGTTCCCGGATCGCGACCACTTCGGCCGCATCTTCTTTAACCAGGCTCGCATGTCTGCGGCTGGGATCCCACAGATAGCCGCTGTGCTCGGTTCCTGCACCGCTGGTGGCGCCTATGTGCCGGCGATGTCGGACGAAGCTGTGATTGTGAAGGAGCAAGGCACCATCTTCCTGGCGGGCCCGCCACTCGTGAAGGCTGCCACCGGCGAAGACGTCACTCCAGAAGATCTTGGCGGCGGTGATCTGCACTCCAAGACCTCCGGCGTGACTGATCACCTCGCGCTTGACGATGCTGACGCCCTGCACCGCGTTCGTAAGATCGTGGATACCTTCCCGCAAGACAAGCAACCAGAGTGGGATGTTTCTGAGCCGTCCGAACCGGTGCGTGACCAAAAGGAGCTGTACGACGTCGTCCCAGTGGATGCCAAAGTTCCTTATGACGTACGTGAAGTCATCGAAATCATTGCCGATGGCGGCGAGTACCAGGAATTCAAATCCGAGTACGGTACCACCCTGGTCACTGCATTCGCCCGAATCTACGGACACCGCGTCGGCATCATCGCCAACAACGGCATCCTGATGAGTGAGGCAGCGCAGAAGGGGGCGCACTTCATTGAGCTGTGCGACCAGCGTGGCATTCCGCTCATCTTCTTGCAGAACACCACCGGCTTCATGGTGGGCCGCGAATACGAGGCTGGCGGCATCGCGAAGCACGGCGCCAAGATGGTCAACGCCGTCGCCACGGCCCGCGTTCCGAAATTCACCGTTGTCATCGGCGGTGCCTTCGGTGCTGGCAACTACTCCATGTGTGGCCGCGCCTACAGCCCGCGTTTCTTGTGGATGTGGCCGAATGCTCGCATCTCGGTGATGGGCGGCCCACAGGCTGCTATGACCATGTCCACCGTCCGTCGGAATCAAATCGAGCGCGGAGGGGATACCTGGTCCGCAGAGGCGCAGGAGGAGTTCGAGAAGCCGATCCGCGATCAATTCGAGCGCCAGTCCAGCCCGTACTACTCAACCGCCCGACTGTGGGACGACGGCGTCATCGACCCAGCCGATACCCGCCGCATCCTCGGCCTCGCACTCGACGTGGCCGCCGGATCCCCATTGCCAGATACCGCCTTCGGCGTCTTCCGGATGTAG
- a CDS encoding HpcH/HpaI aldolase/citrate lyase family protein, whose translation MSGWTPLGPAILFTPADRADRFDKAAERADMVILDLEDGCQPANREQARRAIEACELDPAKVIVRINPPHSTDGALDLASVARTPFRQVMVPKAEGTADIAAVTAVLNDAQVIALIETPRGVLRADDVAEAPAVVAMFWGAEDLVAGLSGTASRHADGTYRDVAKHARARVQLAAAAFDKAALDSVYIDIPNKDGLRAEVEDAAALGYAATVCIHPSQVEVIREAYQPTPEKVEWATRLLKEAEKNQGAFSFDGRMVDEPLFRQAQAIINRVRTES comes from the coding sequence ATGAGTGGCTGGACTCCGCTAGGGCCTGCGATCCTGTTCACCCCGGCCGATCGAGCGGATCGCTTCGACAAGGCGGCCGAGCGCGCCGACATGGTCATCCTTGACCTGGAGGATGGCTGCCAGCCAGCCAACCGCGAACAGGCGCGCCGGGCAATCGAAGCCTGCGAGCTCGACCCAGCGAAGGTCATCGTGCGCATCAATCCGCCACATTCCACGGACGGTGCGCTCGACTTGGCCAGCGTAGCCAGGACCCCATTTCGCCAGGTGATGGTGCCCAAGGCGGAAGGCACTGCCGATATCGCCGCCGTCACCGCAGTGCTTAACGACGCCCAAGTCATCGCTCTCATTGAGACCCCGCGGGGAGTGCTGCGTGCCGACGATGTGGCTGAAGCGCCTGCCGTCGTGGCCATGTTTTGGGGAGCTGAGGACCTGGTAGCTGGCCTATCGGGTACCGCGTCGCGGCATGCGGATGGCACGTATCGGGACGTCGCAAAGCATGCCCGTGCGCGTGTGCAACTGGCCGCCGCTGCTTTCGACAAAGCCGCGCTGGATTCGGTGTACATCGACATCCCGAACAAGGACGGGTTGCGGGCAGAAGTAGAGGACGCTGCCGCGCTCGGCTACGCGGCGACAGTCTGCATCCACCCTTCGCAGGTTGAGGTGATTCGGGAGGCTTACCAGCCCACCCCGGAAAAAGTTGAGTGGGCGACACGATTGCTCAAGGAAGCCGAGAAGAACCAAGGTGCCTTCTCCTTCGACGGCCGCATGGTCGATGAACCGCTGTTTAGACAAGCACAAGCCATTATCAATCGAGTTCGCACAGAAAGTTAG
- a CDS encoding MaoC family dehydratase, whose translation MADIVQRGLWFEEYEEGARYLHRPGRTVTETDDVVFTTLTMNTQPLHLDAHWSSQQPGFGGERLVNSMWTLSTVVGLSVGQLTLGTIVANLGFDEIAFPKPMFHGDTLYAETVCKSKRLSNSRPGQGIVELEHIGRNQHGDIVCKAVRKTLVQCDPEGQS comes from the coding sequence ATGGCCGATATTGTTCAGCGCGGACTTTGGTTCGAAGAATACGAGGAAGGCGCGCGCTACCTGCACCGCCCTGGCCGCACCGTCACCGAGACCGATGATGTCGTGTTCACCACCCTCACCATGAACACCCAGCCACTGCACCTCGACGCGCACTGGTCCTCCCAGCAGCCGGGCTTCGGTGGCGAGCGCCTGGTCAACTCGATGTGGACCCTGTCCACCGTGGTCGGTCTGTCTGTTGGCCAACTCACCTTGGGCACCATCGTCGCCAACCTCGGCTTCGACGAAATCGCATTCCCTAAGCCGATGTTCCACGGCGACACCCTCTACGCGGAAACTGTGTGCAAATCCAAGCGCCTGTCTAACTCCCGCCCGGGTCAAGGCATCGTGGAGCTCGAGCACATCGGTCGTAACCAGCACGGCGATATTGTCTGCAAGGCCGTTCGCAAGACTTTGGTGCAATGCGATCCGGAGGGGCAGTCATGA
- a CDS encoding acyl-CoA dehydrogenase family protein, with amino-acid sequence MTDINISDLPEEYRELQTVVREFANEVVDPVSYQHDKDHSFPYEIVSGMAEMGLFGLPFPEEVGGMGGDYLSFGIALEELARVDQSVAITLEAGVGLGAMPIFHFGNDAQKEKWLPELTAGTKLAGFGLTEPGAGSDAGATRTTAVEDGSDFIINGSKQFITNSGTNITSLNTVTAVTGERDGKKEISTIIVPTDTPGFVAEPAYDKVGWNASDTHPLTFADCRVPQENLLGERGRGFANFLSILAEGRVAIAALATGAAQGCVDESVKYAKERTSMGRAIGEYQAISFKIARMEARAHTARLAWMAAAARMAKGLDFRKEAYIAKLVSSEAAMDNARDATQIHGGYGFMNEYRVSRHYRDSKILEIGEGTTEVQLMLIARGLGL; translated from the coding sequence ATGACTGATATCAACATCTCCGACCTGCCAGAAGAGTACCGCGAGCTGCAGACCGTCGTCCGCGAGTTTGCCAACGAGGTTGTGGACCCAGTGTCCTACCAGCATGACAAGGACCACTCTTTCCCATACGAGATCGTCTCCGGGATGGCCGAGATGGGCCTGTTCGGACTGCCATTCCCTGAAGAAGTTGGCGGCATGGGCGGTGACTACCTCTCCTTCGGTATCGCTCTGGAGGAGCTGGCTCGCGTCGACCAGTCCGTTGCCATCACCTTGGAAGCTGGTGTCGGCCTGGGTGCAATGCCGATTTTCCACTTCGGTAATGACGCTCAGAAGGAAAAGTGGCTCCCAGAGCTCACCGCCGGCACCAAGCTGGCAGGCTTCGGCCTCACCGAGCCAGGCGCGGGTTCCGACGCCGGTGCTACTCGTACCACCGCTGTGGAAGACGGCTCCGACTTCATCATCAACGGCTCCAAGCAGTTCATCACCAACTCCGGCACGAACATCACCTCTTTGAACACCGTGACTGCTGTCACCGGCGAGCGCGACGGCAAGAAGGAAATCTCCACCATCATCGTGCCGACCGACACCCCTGGTTTCGTTGCCGAGCCGGCCTACGACAAGGTTGGCTGGAACGCCTCCGACACCCACCCACTGACCTTCGCGGATTGCCGTGTGCCACAGGAGAACCTGCTGGGTGAGCGAGGTCGTGGCTTCGCCAACTTCCTGTCCATCCTGGCCGAGGGGCGCGTCGCCATCGCAGCCCTTGCTACCGGTGCCGCACAGGGTTGCGTGGATGAGTCCGTCAAGTACGCCAAGGAGCGCACCTCCATGGGCCGCGCCATCGGCGAGTACCAGGCGATTTCCTTCAAGATCGCTCGCATGGAGGCACGTGCGCACACCGCACGTTTGGCATGGATGGCTGCTGCAGCTCGCATGGCCAAGGGCCTGGACTTCCGCAAAGAGGCGTACATCGCCAAGCTGGTTTCCTCCGAGGCAGCCATGGACAACGCCCGTGACGCAACTCAGATCCACGGTGGCTACGGCTTCATGAACGAGTACCGCGTGTCCCGCCACTACCGTGATTCCAAGATCCTCGAAATCGGCGAGGGCACCACCGAGGTGCAGCTCATGCTGATCGCCCGCGGACTGGGGCTGTAG
- a CDS encoding acetyl-CoA carboxylase biotin carboxylase subunit, with protein MIDTVLVANRGEIACRVIRTLKEQGVTSVAVYSDADADAPHVREADIAIHIGPSPARESYLVIDKIIDAAKRSGAQAIHPGYGFLSENAEFAHACAANDIVFIGPPARAIETMGDKISARAAVEARDVPTVPGISRPGLSDQEIIEAAPGIGFPVLIKPSAGGGGKGMHRVERIEDLAEALKTARREAAGAFGDDTLFLEHFVDTPRHIEVQVMADTHGNVIHLGERECSLQRRHQKVIEEAPSPLLDAETRERIGQAACDAARSVGYVGAGTVEFIVPSARPDQFFFMEMNTRLQVEHPVTEEVTGQDLVALQLTVARGEQLPITQEDIQLTGHAIEARIYAEDPAQGFLPTGGRVVSVTEPTGPGVRVDSGITDGSEISSLYDPMLMKVIVHGSDRADALAKLDKALAETTVAGVTVNTDFCRYLMKVPEVVSGDLDTGLLDRVTDGYEATAVSDDALVAAALMWIAQRWPSGSVSAWATPDGWRPGRTAPQRIRFAYGKGDTLVTIQGSPADAEVTVHDHIAGHAADTDEQQPVTVRATIHQLGQQWRVTIDGTSAKWSLAELAPDFAHIVLSGPEGSFELRRTEVVRSASDDGGAGDTELTSPMPGTLIAHSVEDGAQVAAGDAVLVVEAMKMEHTLRAAVDGTVTFHAQPGEQVPAGKLLATVEPQN; from the coding sequence ATGATAGATACCGTATTAGTAGCCAATCGCGGCGAAATCGCCTGCCGCGTCATCCGTACCCTGAAAGAACAGGGCGTCACCTCCGTCGCCGTGTACTCCGATGCCGACGCCGATGCACCACACGTGCGGGAAGCCGACATCGCGATCCACATCGGACCATCTCCTGCTCGCGAGTCCTACTTGGTGATCGACAAAATCATCGACGCCGCCAAGCGCTCCGGCGCCCAAGCCATCCACCCTGGCTATGGCTTCCTGTCCGAGAACGCCGAGTTCGCCCACGCCTGCGCTGCCAACGACATTGTGTTCATCGGCCCGCCGGCCAGAGCGATCGAGACCATGGGCGACAAGATTTCTGCCCGCGCTGCCGTCGAGGCCCGTGATGTGCCAACTGTTCCAGGCATTTCCCGCCCTGGATTATCCGATCAGGAGATCATCGAGGCAGCTCCCGGCATCGGTTTCCCAGTGCTCATCAAGCCATCCGCAGGCGGCGGTGGCAAGGGTATGCACCGCGTGGAGAGAATCGAAGACCTGGCGGAGGCTTTGAAGACGGCGCGTCGAGAAGCAGCGGGCGCATTCGGTGACGACACCCTCTTCCTCGAGCACTTTGTGGACACCCCGCGCCACATTGAGGTGCAGGTCATGGCCGATACGCACGGCAACGTCATCCACCTCGGCGAGCGCGAGTGCTCTCTCCAGCGCCGCCACCAGAAGGTCATCGAAGAAGCGCCATCGCCGCTTCTCGACGCCGAGACCCGCGAGCGCATCGGCCAGGCAGCCTGCGATGCAGCGCGATCGGTGGGTTACGTTGGCGCTGGCACCGTTGAGTTCATCGTGCCATCCGCCCGCCCGGACCAGTTCTTCTTCATGGAGATGAACACTCGCCTTCAGGTCGAGCACCCAGTAACCGAAGAGGTCACTGGTCAGGATCTCGTCGCTCTTCAGCTGACCGTGGCTAGGGGAGAGCAGCTCCCGATAACTCAGGAGGACATCCAGCTCACTGGCCACGCTATCGAAGCCCGCATCTACGCCGAGGACCCAGCCCAGGGATTCCTGCCAACCGGCGGCCGCGTTGTTTCCGTGACTGAGCCAACCGGACCAGGTGTGCGCGTGGATTCCGGCATCACCGACGGCTCCGAGATCTCTTCGCTCTATGACCCGATGTTGATGAAGGTCATCGTTCACGGCTCCGACCGTGCGGATGCGCTCGCCAAGCTCGATAAGGCCTTGGCCGAAACCACCGTTGCCGGTGTCACCGTGAACACGGACTTCTGCCGCTACCTGATGAAGGTGCCGGAGGTTGTTTCCGGAGACCTGGATACCGGGCTGCTGGACCGAGTCACCGACGGATATGAAGCCACTGCAGTGTCCGATGATGCACTCGTCGCAGCTGCCCTCATGTGGATCGCTCAGCGCTGGCCATCCGGCTCGGTCTCTGCCTGGGCCACCCCAGATGGCTGGCGACCAGGTCGTACCGCACCGCAGCGCATTCGGTTTGCCTATGGCAAGGGCGACACGTTGGTCACCATCCAAGGATCACCGGCGGACGCCGAAGTGACTGTGCACGACCACATCGCTGGCCATGCCGCTGATACCGACGAACAGCAGCCAGTCACGGTCCGCGCCACGATCCACCAATTGGGCCAGCAGTGGCGCGTGACCATCGACGGCACCTCCGCCAAATGGTCGCTTGCCGAACTCGCGCCGGACTTCGCCCACATCGTCCTCTCCGGGCCGGAAGGCTCCTTCGAGCTGCGCCGCACTGAAGTGGTGCGATCCGCAAGTGACGACGGTGGCGCTGGCGATACCGAACTGACCTCCCCAATGCCGGGCACGCTCATCGCCCATTCGGTCGAAGACGGCGCTCAGGTCGCAGCTGGCGACGCAGTCCTGGTGGTGGAGGCCATGAAGATGGAGCACACCCTCCGCGCCGCTGTCGACGGCACTGTCACTTTCCACGCCCAGCCGGGCGAACAAGTCCCGGCCGGAAAACTCCTCGCAACCGTAGAACCACAGAACTAG